CTCATCGGCCAATTGAGTTGTGGGAGCAGGCCACAGGAGTCCGACGCTCCCGGTCGGGGCGTCGGTGACCGGTCGATACACCAGGTCCTTGCGGTGATGCAGGCGCGCCAGCGACTGCGGCACGAGCAGTACGCCGACGCCGGCCGCGACGAGTTCGACTGCGTCACCGGTGGTCTCGGGCCGATGATCCACCGCCGCACCCGGGCGTTCGGATACTGTCAACGGCTCGTCCAGCGGCCACAGGAACTGCTCGTCGGCCAGATCAGCCAGGGTCATCTCGTCGCCGGCGGTCAGGGCGTGGTCCTTCGGCACCACGACGACCGTCGTCTCCTCGTACAGGTCGATCGTGTGATGTTCCCGCGCATCGCCGGACCGCAGGGCATCGGGCAATCTGGTGATCGCCATGTCGACGCGCCGCTCCCCGACCGCCTCGGCACAGTCCGCGACGTCGACGGCGACGAGTTCCAGCGGGACGTCGGGACGCCGCTCGGCCCAGATCCTGACCCACTTGCTCGGCGTGACCCCCGAAACGTACGCCAGTCGGAAGACAGGGGCCTCGCCCGCTGCGTGAACGTCGGGTGTGGTCACGCCCAAAGGCTACCGCCCGATACCCTCGTCGAATGAGCTCGCAGTCGATGAAGCCGGCCACCGCCGCCAAGAAGCTGGACGTGTACCTGCCGGCCACTCCTGCGGAGTTCCAGCAGGGCCCGATCACCCGGGCCGAGCTCGCCGCCCTCCAGACCGACCCGCCGGAATGGCTCCGCACGCTTCGCGCCGACGGCCCGCACCCGAAGAATCTGGTCGCGGCACAACTCGGCATCTCGAACTCGGGCCTGGTTCGCGGGGGAATCACCGAGGCACTCACGACGGCACAGATCGACGACCTCCTCGCCGAGATGCCGGATTGGCTGGCCGCCGAACGCGCCACCCAGATCGAGGTCCGTCGCGAGGAGCGGCGCGTCAAGTCGCTGCATGCCGACCGACGACGCGCCCGCGAGGAGGGTGACACGGACCCGGAGAGTTAGTCCTCCGACCGGTCCGCAGCAGCACAACGGTATCCGCCCGACAGCGAATATCGTTTCACTGCAACGTCTCTCGGATCTCGACCGCCAGCCCTGTCAGATACTCCCGGAGCACGCGCTGCGCGCGAGCCGGCGAATCCGTGTCGGCGAGGAGCAGGTGCATCGCCAGACCGTCGACAAGGGCGTGTACCGCGATCGCTTGAGAGTCGAGTTCGCGGCCGGCGCCGATCAGCCCGTGCTCGTCGAGGACGCCCAGCACCGTCCGACAGAGTGAGCGCAAACCGTCGTGGGCCTCGCGCGCAGCATCCGCGAGACCGGGGTGTGCCACCGACTCGGTCACCATCGCGAGGTTGACGTGCATCTCGACGCGCCGCTCGTCGTCCAGCGGTAGGACCTCGGACAACACGGCTTCGGCCCAGCGGAGCGGATCGCGGATCCGGTCGTGCTCGCGGATGCGGAGCGCCACCCGTTCATAGATCAGGCGCATCGAGAACTCGAGCAGCTCTTCCTTGTCCCCGAACACGTGTCGAAGCGAGCCCACCGAGATGTTCGCCTCGGCCGCCACCTCCCGGACCGATACTCCGGATGCGCCTTCGCGCAACACGATCCGCCACAGGGCCTCGGCTATCTCGGCGCGTCGCCCGTCCCGGTCGATCAACTTGGGCATTGACCCATGCTAGTACACCCGTGCTACCTTGACTTCGAGTTTTGATAGCACGGTTGTGTCAGCAAAAAAGTGGCACAGGACGGAGACACGATGGCGACCCGACACGCGGCGCTGGACGTCCTGCGCGGCATCGCGATTCTGGGCACCCTCGCCACCAACATCTGGATCTTCACCAACCCGGAGGGGTTGATCGGCTACATCCAGGGCGCCTACCGGGCCACCGGCTCCTGGGCGGTGGCCGAGGACGTCCTGCAGCAGCTCGCCCAGGGCAAATTCCTCGGTCTGCTCACGATCATGTTCGGAATCGGGCTGGCCATCCAGCAGCGGTCGGCTGTTCGACGAGGCCGGCCCTGGCCGGGACGGTACTACTGGCGAGCCGCGCTGCTGTTCGTCGACGGCGTGATCAACTACTTCCTCTTCACCGAGTTCGACGTCCTCATGGGTTACGCGGTCACCGGACTCATCGTCGCCTACCTGCTGTCGATGCGGCTGCGGCGCCAGTACGTCGCGATCGCGATCGCCGCGTCGACGCATCTGGCGCTGCTGGGGCTGCTGAGCTGGGCCCTTCTCGCCGCGCCCGCTGCATCGAGTCCGGGCGCCGGGCTGTCCCCGAACCCCTACGCAGACGGCAGTTTCGTCGACCTCGTCGCTTTTCGCGCCGAGAACTTCCTGATGTTCCGTGCCGAGGTCCTCTTCATCCTGCCGATGTCGATCGCGCTTTTCCTCATCGGCGCGGCCCTGCTGCGCGCCGGCGTCCTGGAACCGCGCGGCGCCCGGCTTCGGCGACGCCTGATGGCCGTCGGGCTGGGGATCGCCCTACCTCTCGACCTCGCCGTCGGACTGGCCGGTGGCGATGCCGGACTCGTCGTGGGGCGGTACGGGTTGGCGCCGGTCGTCGCACTGGGGTTGCTCGCATGGGTCGCCGGGTACTACGCCGACGGCCGCACTCCCGGGCGGTGCGGCCGCGCGCTGACACCGGTCGGTCGAATGGCGTTGTCCTGCTATGTGTTACAGAACGCGATCGCGGGTGCCGTCTGTTACGGCTGGGGCCTGGGGCTCGCGCAACATCTCGACGGCTCGACGCTGGTCCCCGCCACGGTGTCCCTGCACCTCGCCATCGCCGTGGTGCTCATGCTGTTCTCCCGCTTCTGGCTCAACCGATTCGAGCGGGGCCCTCTCGAATGGCTGTGGCACCGAAGCTACGACCGCATCACCACTTCCGCCGACCGGCGAATGTCACCCGAACGAGTGGACTACCCGCGGTGACGGCTGCTCGACCGCAGGTCAGCGAGCTGACCGGGATGGGTTAGCCATCCCCGCCGCGGGGTACCCGACGCGCACCATCATCCGACCGAGGAGTGAGTCGTGGACACCGCCATCTGGATCATCATCGCCGTCGTCGTCGTGATCGTCATTCTTGCGCTCGTGTTGCTGCTTCTTCGTCAGCGAAAGGCACGCCGACGGGTTCAAGCCGAGGAGATCAGGCAGAACGCCACGCAACAGGTCTCGACCGTCCGCCACCGCGAGGCCGTCGCCGAGGAGGCCGACGCCCGGGCACGGAAAGCGCAGGCCGAAGCCGACGCCAAGTCCGCAGAGGCCAAGCGGCTGCAGGAACAGGCACGCCACCACCAGGGACACGCGGCCGAGTCGCGGCACGAGGTCGAAAGCGAGTTCGCCCGTGCGGACCGTCTCGACCCCGATGTCCGACGGAACGCGGATGGACGGGACACCGAGGGACAGGGCGCCGACGGGCGTGGTGCGGACGGGCGGAACGACCCGAACATCGCAGGCCGGCACGCCGGTCAGCCGTCGAACAACCCTATCGATCCGCGTCACCGCCCGGACGCCGATCCCCGCGGACACCAGACGCCGCCGAACGCCCGCTGACGAGACCCTCTCGCAAGGCGACACCGGCCACACCTGCAGCGCGGCGGACGGAGCAAGATCCGAAAAGTGGTACTCAGTCCCGAGTGTTAGTGGGTACCATTTCTCTCGTCATCTGCGCCGGGACCTTCGGGGGCCGGTCTTCCGCAGCACCAGAGGGGTCCACGCATGGCGTCGTTTCTGTTCAAGCTCGGAAGCTTCTGCTTTCGCCACAAATGGTCGGTGATCGCGGCCTGGCTGGCTGCGCTCATCGCGGTCGCCGGACTGGTCGGCGCACTCCAGCCCAAGTTCGCGCAGGACTTCAGCCTTCCCGGCACCGACTCGGGGGTTGCCACCGAACAGGTCGAGCAGTACTTCCCACAGGTCATGGCCCAGCAGGAACAGGCGTCGACGAGCATCCTCGTCGCTGCCGAGGACGGGCTGCAGAACCACACCGCGCAGCTGAACGAACTCGCCGCGGCCCTCCGCGGACTCCCCGACGTGATCGAGCCGCAGACTGTCGTCAACCCGCTGACGGTTGCGGCCGCTGAACCAGCACTCGCAGCGCAGGTCGTCGGCGACAACGGTCGGGTCGGCCTCATCCAGGTTCGCCAGGACATCCCGATCCTCGACCTCACCGTCGAGAACAAGGAAGAACTCGTCTCGATCCTGGACGAGTTCTCCGTCGACGGTCTGCAGGTGGAGGCAACCGGGTCGCTGATGCAGGTGATGGAAGCCGGCGGCACGGCCGAACTGCTCGGTTTCGCCGTCGCCTTCGTCGTGATGATCGTGGCGTTCGGAGCTCTCATCGCCGCCTTCATACCTCTCGTCACCGCGATCGTCAGTGTCGGCATCACCATCCTGCTGCTCACGCTGTCGGCCGAGGCTCTGTCGATCAACGAGTCCGCCACCGCCATCGTCACGATGCTCGGCATCGCCGTCTCCATCGACTACGCGCTGTTCATCGTGTCCCGGTACCGCGCGGAACTACTCCGCGGCGGCGCGCCATCAGACGCCATCGGCCGAGCCGTCGGCACAGCCGGGTCGGCGGTGGTTTTCGCCGGCCTCACCGTGATCGTGGCGGTGGTGGCCCTCATGGTGATCGGCATCCCGATCATCACTCAGATGGGCGCGGGTGCCGGCGTCGCCGTGTTCATCGCGGTGCTGGCTGCTCTGACCCTCATCCCCGCCATTCTCGGCGCGTTCGGGCGATTCGCCTTCCTACCTCGAATCCCCTGGATCAAGCACGCCGTGGAATCCGAGGACGACACTATGGGCGTCAAGGTCGGGCGCACCGTCGTCAAGTGGCCCATCCCGTTCATCGTGATCGGCCTGCTGGCGCTCGCGGCCGCGGCCATCCCGGCAACCAAGCTGGAACTCGGTCTGTCGCTGTCCAGCGAAGCCGAAGCACCCGCGCAGGAACTGCTGAGCCGCGGTTTCGGTGAGGGCATCAACGGCCCATTGCTCGTCGTCGTACACGACGAGGACGGCGCGATCAACGCCCCGGCCGAGGAGACCGTGCGGCACATCGCAACCCTGAGTGATGTCGCCAACCCCGAGGGGCTCACCTGGACGGGCAACCGAGCAGGCGACACCGCGCTCATCATGGTCACCCCGGAGAGCGCGCCGTCGTCAGCCGCCACACACGACCTCATGGAGCAGATCCGCGCCTTCGCACCGACGGTCGAGAACCGTGGCGCGGAACTCCACGTCGGCGGTCAGACAGCCATCATGTCCGATCTCTCCCAGAAACTCGACGATGCACTCATCCCCTACCTGGTCGTGGTCGTCGGTCTCGCATTCCTGATCATGATCGGCGTCTTCCGGTCGCTCTGGGTCCCGCTCATCGGCACCCTCGGATTCGTCTTCTCGGTCCTGGCGACCTTCGGCGTCACCGTGGCGATCTTCCAGGAGGGCTGGCTGGGATTGATCACCCACACGCAGCCGATCATCTCCTTCCTGCCGATCTTCCTCATCGGCGTGGTGTTCGGGCTCGCGATGGACTACCAGGTGTTCCTGGTGACCCGAATGCGCGAGGAGTTCATGCACGGCTTGTCGGCCAAGGAGGCGATCGTCGCCGGTTACCGGCACGGAGCCCGGGTGGTCACGTCGGCGGCGATCATCATGATCAGCGTCTTCGCGGCGTTCATGCTCTCCCCGGAGACGACCGCCAAGATGATGGGTTTCGCGCTGGCCGCGGCAGTGTTCTTCGACGCCTTCGTGATCCGCATGCTGGTCGTACCCGCGGCGATCGCGTTGCTCGGCGACCGGGCCTGGGGCCTCCCGCGCTGGCTCGACCGCTTCGTGATCAACTTCGACATCGAGGGCGAAGCAGTCCGCCATCGTGGGCTCGAGGAACCGGACGACACCAGGTCCCCGGTCCCGGCGAGTTGATAAGCCGCACAATCCTTCTGACAAGAAGTGAGCACGTATGGGCAACTGCCTGACTGTGCACGCCGGCTCCGACGCCCCGGAACCCGCACCGGGGCGTCGGATGGGCCTGCGTGAACAGAACAAACTGCGCACCCGCAACGCCATCCGGCAGGCGGCGATCACCCTGATCGCCGAGCAGGGGTACGCCAAGACCACCGTCGAGCAGATCGCCGAGGCCGCCGGCGTCTCACACACGACGTTCTTCCGCTACTTCCCGTCGAAGGAACAGGTGGTCGTCGGAGACGAGCACCTGCATGCCTAGGCGCACGCGATCGTCGAGTCCATGCCGCCCGGCCTCAGCCACTTCG
The genomic region above belongs to Gordonia hongkongensis and contains:
- a CDS encoding LysR family substrate-binding domain-containing protein gives rise to the protein MGVTTPDVHAAGEAPVFRLAYVSGVTPSKWVRIWAERRPDVPLELVAVDVADCAEAVGERRVDMAITRLPDALRSGDAREHHTIDLYEETTVVVVPKDHALTAGDEMTLADLADEQFLWPLDEPLTVSERPGAAVDHRPETTGDAVELVAAGVGVLLVPQSLARLHHRKDLVYRPVTDAPTGSVGLLWPAPTTQLADEFIGIVRGRKATSSRGRTDEAPKRSAKEKAAAKRAAREAAGKIPGKGARRGPGRPKRR
- a CDS encoding MMPL family transporter, producing MASFLFKLGSFCFRHKWSVIAAWLAALIAVAGLVGALQPKFAQDFSLPGTDSGVATEQVEQYFPQVMAQQEQASTSILVAAEDGLQNHTAQLNELAAALRGLPDVIEPQTVVNPLTVAAAEPALAAQVVGDNGRVGLIQVRQDIPILDLTVENKEELVSILDEFSVDGLQVEATGSLMQVMEAGGTAELLGFAVAFVVMIVAFGALIAAFIPLVTAIVSVGITILLLTLSAEALSINESATAIVTMLGIAVSIDYALFIVSRYRAELLRGGAPSDAIGRAVGTAGSAVVFAGLTVIVAVVALMVIGIPIITQMGAGAGVAVFIAVLAALTLIPAILGAFGRFAFLPRIPWIKHAVESEDDTMGVKVGRTVVKWPIPFIVIGLLALAAAAIPATKLELGLSLSSEAEAPAQELLSRGFGEGINGPLLVVVHDEDGAINAPAEETVRHIATLSDVANPEGLTWTGNRAGDTALIMVTPESAPSSAATHDLMEQIRAFAPTVENRGAELHVGGQTAIMSDLSQKLDDALIPYLVVVVGLAFLIMIGVFRSLWVPLIGTLGFVFSVLATFGVTVAIFQEGWLGLITHTQPIISFLPIFLIGVVFGLAMDYQVFLVTRMREEFMHGLSAKEAIVAGYRHGARVVTSAAIIMISVFAAFMLSPETTAKMMGFALAAAVFFDAFVIRMLVVPAAIALLGDRAWGLPRWLDRFVINFDIEGEAVRHRGLEEPDDTRSPVPAS
- a CDS encoding TetR/AcrR family transcriptional regulator — protein: MPKLIDRDGRRAEIAEALWRIVLREGASGVSVREVAAEANISVGSLRHVFGDKEELLEFSMRLIYERVALRIREHDRIRDPLRWAEAVLSEVLPLDDERRVEMHVNLAMVTESVAHPGLADAAREAHDGLRSLCRTVLGVLDEHGLIGAGRELDSQAIAVHALVDGLAMHLLLADTDSPARAQRVLREYLTGLAVEIRETLQ
- a CDS encoding DUF5997 family protein; this encodes MKPATAAKKLDVYLPATPAEFQQGPITRAELAALQTDPPEWLRTLRADGPHPKNLVAAQLGISNSGLVRGGITEALTTAQIDDLLAEMPDWLAAERATQIEVRREERRVKSLHADRRRAREEGDTDPES
- a CDS encoding DUF418 domain-containing protein, which encodes MATRHAALDVLRGIAILGTLATNIWIFTNPEGLIGYIQGAYRATGSWAVAEDVLQQLAQGKFLGLLTIMFGIGLAIQQRSAVRRGRPWPGRYYWRAALLFVDGVINYFLFTEFDVLMGYAVTGLIVAYLLSMRLRRQYVAIAIAASTHLALLGLLSWALLAAPAASSPGAGLSPNPYADGSFVDLVAFRAENFLMFRAEVLFILPMSIALFLIGAALLRAGVLEPRGARLRRRLMAVGLGIALPLDLAVGLAGGDAGLVVGRYGLAPVVALGLLAWVAGYYADGRTPGRCGRALTPVGRMALSCYVLQNAIAGAVCYGWGLGLAQHLDGSTLVPATVSLHLAIAVVLMLFSRFWLNRFERGPLEWLWHRSYDRITTSADRRMSPERVDYPR